From one Lolium rigidum isolate FL_2022 chromosome 4, APGP_CSIRO_Lrig_0.1, whole genome shotgun sequence genomic stretch:
- the LOC124648711 gene encoding probable ATP-dependent DNA helicase CHR719 — protein MAASVEAAAPAPPQPPAAEEADGADAEQARTLIGALNLLSRNLPLPPAVLRAVSSIYRGGEDEDEEEDEGGEEEDGVGDGGEPASRAGEEATLIQELEDAIFGNQTMHMSSSKLTAVKEERFNTSIQHRLAELEGLPSTRGEDLQMKCLLELYGLKLLDFQKKVRSDINSEYWLHKKCAYPDKQLFDWGMMRIRYPCAMYGTGDGFSMDTEDMHRKKRFTERISKLEEEEKNQAENRKRKFFTEILNAAREYQLQSSATYKRRKQRNDGVVAWHLRARQRITRLEKNRLQVLKAGDQEAYLRMVEESKNERLTMLLDKTNELLEGIGKAVQRQKDAEHVSRPEVSKDSESDESPEDSPSDDDEDTNGSANNSKFNAGRRLDSTVHSIEEKVTEQPSALVGGELRPYQLEGLQWMLSLFNNNLNGILADEMGLGKTIQTISLIAYLLEKKDVSGPHLIVAPKAVLPNWSNEFKTWAPSIDTILYDGRPDERKALREANFGGQFSVLLTHYDLILKDKKFLKKVYWHYLIVDEGHRLKNHECALARTLVSGYQIRRRLLLTGTPIQNSLQELWSLLNFILPNIFNSSGNFEEWFNAPFACDVSLNDEEQLLIIHRLHQVLRPFLLRRKKAEVEKYLPSKTQVILKCDFSAWQKAYYEQVTSDGRVALGSGFKSKALLNLSMQLRKCCNHPYLFVEQYNMYQREEIVRASGKFELLDRLLPKLHRAGHRVLLFSQMTKLLNILEVYMQMYNFKYMRLDGSTKTEERGKLLADFNKKDSEYFIFLLSTRAGGLGLNLQTADTVIIFDSDWNPQMDQQAEDRAHRIGQKNEVRVFVLVSVGSIEEEILDRAKQKMGIDAKVIQAGLFNNTSTAQDRRVLLQEILKRGTSTLGTDIPSEREINRLAARTEEEFWLFEKMDEERRQRENYKSRLMQGNEVPDWVFADTETLAEKRLKEEAKNPVILTKRRRKEVVYSDSFVDQWMKPEDGNEDIPKLTPRAKRSVYMSDIQEVDIHDRRKRLKFVEDSAVGASNPTWTPEKGRVSSYSKDENEDDDEDDVNTSGFQQGNSFTWNTLRRKRSSHSTNLPSDLKGRPPF, from the exons ATGGCGGCGTCCGTGGAGGCGGCCGCGCCCGCTCCTCCCCAGCCGcccgccgccgaggaggccgaCGGGGCCGACGCGGAGCAGGCCAGGACGCTCATCGGCGCCCTCAACCTGCTCTCGCGCAACCTCCCGCTGCCCCCCGCCGTGCTgcgcgccgtctcctccatctaccgcggcggcgaggatgaggacgaggaggaggatgaagggggcgaggaggaggatggGGTCGGCGACGGTGGGGAGCCCGCGTCCCGTGCGGGAGAG GAAGCCACCTTGATTCAAGAGCTTGAAGATGCTATATTTGGGAACCAAACGATGCACATGTCATCCTCAAAATTGACCGCTGTGAAAGAAGAGCGCTTCAATACCTCCATCCAGCATCGGTTAGCTGAACTCGAAG GGCTACCATCTACTcggggtgaagatttgcaaatgaaGTGTTTGCTTGAACTGTACGGGCTAAAG TTACTGGACTTTCAGAAGAAAGTACGGTCTGATATTAACTCTGAATATTGGCTACACAAAAAGTGTGCGTACCCTGACAAACAATTGTTTGACTGGGGGATGATGCGGATAAGATATCCTTGTGCCATGTATGGAACAGGGGATGGTTTTTCAATGGATACTGAAGATATGCACCGCAAAAAGAGATTCACGGAG AGGATCTCAaaactggaggaggaggaaaagaaccAGGCTGAGAACAGGAAGAGGAAATTTTTTACAGAAATTCTCAATGCTGCTAGGGAATACCAGTTGCAGTCATCAGCTACTTACAAACGAAGAAAGCAACGGAATGATGGAGTTGTG GCATGGCATCTTCGGGCACGCCAACGTATCACTCGGCTTGAGAAAAATAGGTTGCAAGTTTTGAAAGCAGGTGATCAGGAAGCGTATTTGCGGATGGTTGAGGAGAGCAAGAATGAACGCCTGACAATGCTCCTTGATAAGACAAATGAGCTGCTCGAAGGAATTGGAAAAGCTGTACAACGACAAAAAGATGCCGAGCATGTTAGTCGGCCTGAAGTGTCAAAAGACTCAGAATCTGATGAATCCCCTGAAGATTCTCCttcagacgatgatgaagatactAATGGTTCTGCAAATAATAGTAAATTTAATGCTGGCCGCAGGCTTGATTCTACTGTTCATTCCATTGAAGAGAAG GTAACAGAACAACCATCAGCTCTTGTAGGTGGGGAACTAAGACCATATCAATTAGAGGGCCTCCAATGGATGCTTTCCTTATTCAACAACAATTTGAATGGTATACTGGCTGATGAAATGGGTTTGGGGAAAACAATTCAAACCATATCTTTGATCGCTTATTTATTGGAAAAGAAGGATGTCTCAGGACCACACTTAATAGTAGCTCCGAAAGCAGTACTGCCAAATTGGTCTAATGAATTCAAAACATGGGCTCCCAG TATTGATACAATTCTGTATGATGGCCGTCCAGACGAGAGGAAAGCTCTAAGGGAGGCAAATTTTGGAGGACAATTTAGCGTCTTGCTCACACACTATGACTTGATACTGAAAGATAAGAAGTTTCTGAAGAAGGTTTACTGGCATTATTTGATAGTTGATGAAGGGCATCGTTTGAAAAACCATGAATGTGCTCTTGCTCGCACGCTAGTTTCTGG ATATCAGATCCGGCGCAGACTACTTTTGACTGGCACTCCAATCCAAAATAGCTTACAAGAGCTGTGGTCGTTGCTTAACTTCATTCTGCCTAATATTTTTAATTCATCTGGAAATTTTGAAGAATGGTTTAATGCACCATTTGCATGTGATGTTAGCCTGAATGACGAGGAACAGCTACTAATCATACATCGTTTGCATCAA GTTCTACGTCCATTTTTGCTCAGGAGGAAGAAAGCCGAAGTTGAAAAATATCTCCCTTCGAAAACACAGGTAATACTGAAGTGTGACTTTTCTGCGTGGCAAAAGGCATACTACGAACAAGTCACAAGCGATGGAAGGGTTGCCCTAGGATCTG GGTTCAAATCAAAGGCTCTGCTAAACCTATCAATGCAGCTCAGGAAATGTTGCAATCACCCTTACTTATTCGTAGAGCAGTATAACATGTATCAGCGGGAGGAGATTGTTAGAGCGTCAGGGAAGTTTGAATTGCTGGATCGGCTACTTCCAAAACTGCATAGAGCTGGTCACAGGGTTCTGCTTTTCTCTCAGATGACAAAATTGCTTAACATCTTAGAAGTATATATGCAAATGTACAATTTCAAGTACATGAGACTTGATGGATCTACGAAAACTGAAGAACGAGGCAAATTATTGGCTGATTTTAATAAGAAAGACTCAGAATACTTCATTTTTCTTCTAAGCACACGAGCTGGAGGCCTTGGATTGAATCTGCAGACTGCAGACACTGTTATTATTTTTGATAGTGATTGGAATCCTCAGATGGACCAGCAGGCTGAAGACCGTGCTCATCGTATAGGACAGAAAAATGAAGTGCGTGTATTTGTTCTTGTCAGTGTTGGATCAATTGAAGAAGAGATTTTGGACCGTGCAAAACAGAAGATGGGTATTGATGCAAAAGTTATCCAGGCAGGGTTGTTCAACAATACCTCTACAG CACAGGACAGGCGTGTGTTGCTACAGGAGATCTTGAAGAGAGGGACTAGTACACTTGGAACTGACATCCCTAGTGAGCGCGAGATAAATCGTTTGGCTGCTAGAACTGAGGAGGAGTTCTGGCTGTttgagaagatggatgaagagagACGGCAACGTGAAAACTATAAATCCAGGCTCATGCAGGGAAATGAGGTTCCGGACTGGGTTTTTGCTGATACCGAAACCTTAGCTGAGAAGCGCCTTAAAGAGGAAGCCAAAAATCCTGTGATACTCACAAAAAGACGTAGGAAGGAGGTTGTCTATTCGGACTCCTTTGTTGATCAGTGGATGAAGCCTGAGGATGGAAACGAAGACATTCCAAAGCTAACTCCAAGAGCAAAACGGAGTGTTTATATGTCTGACATCCAAGAAGTTGATATACATGACAGGAGAAAAAGGCTCAAATTTGTGGAGGACAGTGCCGTTGGTGCAAGCAACCCGACCTGGACACCAGAGAAAGGAAGAGTTTCTTCCTACAGCAAGGACGAGAatgaagatgacgatgaagacgatgtcaacaCCAGCGGTTTCCAGCAGGGAAACAGCTTCACATGGAATACCctcaggaggaagaggtcaagccATTCGACCAATTTACCTTCAGACCTGAAAGGGCGCCCGCCATTCTAA